In the Marinomonas algicola genome, one interval contains:
- a CDS encoding multidrug effflux MFS transporter translates to MLLSKLLSRLKTCFSELSIKKRPENLSENLPENLPENLPEKEFIALFALMISLTALSMDSMLPAFPYIAESLAIDDYQKTQWIISVMIFGMVFGEVVFGPLSDAIGRKKSIVIGVSIYIIGTIIALSAASLSVFLFGRFVQGLGVSGPKIASRALIRDIYKGSAMARIMSFISIFFILVPLLSPSLGQLIISVANWRWIFVFLIFQALVAMIWLIIRQPETLALENQIPLNLTRLLADAKIILMRPDVMPFIVLLGCIFAGMMLYISTAQSIFQDVYHTGDRFPLYFAMLAGGIAIVSFSNGKIVQKVGMFRCVLMALTVLFLASSCLVVCAFYYQGVPPFPLFMALGMIMISCIGMVFGNVNAMAMEPLGKVAGLGASVISSLSSLIAIFLSVIAGQFYHFSITPFASGFMIFSAIAIILLFYGNKCRQ, encoded by the coding sequence GAGTTCATTGCGTTATTTGCTCTGATGATATCGCTAACAGCCTTAAGCATGGACTCCATGCTGCCCGCTTTTCCATACATTGCCGAGTCATTGGCCATTGATGACTATCAAAAAACACAATGGATCATCTCCGTTATGATTTTTGGAATGGTGTTTGGGGAAGTGGTTTTTGGCCCCTTATCCGATGCAATCGGTCGGAAAAAGAGCATTGTTATCGGTGTCAGCATTTATATCATCGGCACCATCATTGCGTTATCGGCGGCCTCTCTCAGTGTCTTTTTATTCGGACGTTTTGTTCAAGGGTTGGGCGTGTCAGGGCCTAAAATTGCCTCCAGAGCCTTGATTCGTGATATCTACAAAGGCTCTGCGATGGCACGCATTATGTCTTTTATATCGATATTTTTTATATTGGTGCCGTTGCTGTCACCATCACTAGGCCAGCTAATTATTTCCGTGGCCAATTGGCGCTGGATCTTTGTTTTCTTGATTTTTCAGGCGCTGGTCGCCATGATATGGCTGATCATTCGTCAACCAGAAACTCTGGCGCTTGAAAATCAAATCCCTCTCAATCTGACTCGCTTGCTAGCAGACGCAAAAATCATCTTAATGAGACCTGATGTGATGCCTTTTATTGTTTTATTAGGCTGTATTTTTGCTGGCATGATGCTTTATATCAGTACCGCCCAGTCTATTTTTCAAGACGTTTATCACACTGGCGATCGGTTTCCCTTGTACTTTGCTATGTTGGCAGGTGGCATTGCGATAGTAAGCTTTTCCAACGGTAAAATTGTTCAAAAAGTGGGTATGTTTCGCTGTGTTTTAATGGCGTTGACGGTATTGTTTCTAGCGTCGTCTTGTTTGGTTGTCTGCGCGTTTTATTACCAAGGCGTACCACCGTTTCCATTATTTATGGCCTTGGGGATGATCATGATTTCTTGCATTGGCATGGTGTTTGGTAATGTCAATGCCATGGCCATGGAACCGCTGGGGAAAGTGGCGGGGTTGGGGGCGTCGGTTATTTCCTCTTTATCCAGTTTGATTGCCATCTTTCTTTCGGTAATCGCCGGTCAGTTTTATCATTTCAGCATTACTCCCTTTGCGTCCGGTTTTATGATTTTTTCCGCCATTGCCATCATCCTGTTGTTTTATGGCAATAAATGTCGACAGTGA
- a CDS encoding branched-chain amino acid ABC transporter permease, protein MINTLVQAILLGGYYALIACGLAFMFQVMRIINLAHGSLAILSAYLVWMITDALSLSPFVSVLIILPIMALIGWLLQRVILERATQGGELLPVLTTFGLSIVIDNLLFQQFGANTRSLASAVGDLSWESYEVFGLWIGKLPVIILGTAIVVIGGLDLMLRFTSLGRQIRATAFDPDTAGLVGIDARKIAALSAAIAMMTVAISGTALGLRGTFDAYAGAPQLLFAFEATIIGGAGSLWGVLIGGMILAIAQSVGALIHPQGFLLGGHFIFLAFLFARIYLTREFFSLHHWFGKGTKKVVKHEN, encoded by the coding sequence ATGATTAATACGCTTGTTCAAGCCATTTTACTGGGTGGCTATTATGCACTTATTGCCTGTGGTCTGGCTTTTATGTTTCAAGTTATGCGCATTATCAATTTAGCGCATGGTTCTTTGGCTATTTTAAGTGCGTATCTTGTCTGGATGATCACCGATGCCTTGTCTCTTTCACCCTTTGTATCTGTGTTAATCATTTTGCCTATTATGGCGTTGATTGGTTGGTTGCTACAGAGAGTGATTTTGGAACGGGCCACCCAAGGTGGCGAGTTACTGCCTGTGTTAACGACCTTTGGGCTGTCGATCGTGATTGACAACCTTTTGTTCCAACAATTTGGCGCCAATACACGCTCATTAGCATCGGCTGTCGGAGATTTGAGCTGGGAGTCCTATGAAGTCTTTGGACTGTGGATTGGTAAATTACCCGTCATCATATTAGGTACGGCGATCGTCGTTATTGGTGGTCTGGATTTGATGTTGCGCTTTACTTCCCTTGGTCGACAAATTCGAGCCACGGCGTTTGACCCTGATACCGCCGGTCTTGTCGGGATTGATGCTCGGAAAATAGCGGCGTTATCGGCGGCGATTGCCATGATGACAGTGGCCATTTCTGGCACCGCATTAGGGCTAAGAGGCACCTTTGATGCGTATGCTGGCGCGCCACAATTATTATTTGCCTTTGAAGCAACCATAATTGGTGGGGCCGGGTCTTTATGGGGGGTTCTTATTGGCGGCATGATATTGGCCATTGCTCAAAGTGTGGGCGCATTAATTCACCCTCAAGGTTTCTTACTGGGCGGACACTTTATTTTCCTCGCCTTCTTATTCGCACGAATTTACCTGACACGTGAGTTTTTTAGCTTACATCACTGGTTTGGAAAAGGGACAAAAAAGGTAGTAAAGCATGAAAATTAA
- a CDS encoding helix-turn-helix domain-containing protein gives MLTNIIGSMVRFEEIQPGLQTRTFSTGSRNFTHFNLIGVVQRGRISVLYDNEQHSVTESSIFCIPHKESAKVLVPAGSQIWLIGYSDELSSLVIGTELDSTKLDILMHQLSITQCQKEDIDDTFLPLLKLLNLEVGYSKNRSQTIICSIIRILLINTYRLTNIDSIKLNHSPDELVLQRFRQLVEIEFKNRKPVTYYCNKLNVTYDRLHAICQRNLNKPPLQLINNRVLIEVTTRLKRPADSIQMIANQLGYNDASQFSHFFKKETGVSPNQFRKNTVLNTDSQGNKYEFNFSDWP, from the coding sequence ATGTTGACGAATATTATTGGTTCTATGGTTCGCTTTGAGGAAATTCAGCCTGGCTTACAAACACGTACTTTTAGTACTGGAAGTAGAAATTTCACTCACTTCAACTTAATTGGTGTCGTACAAAGAGGCCGTATTTCCGTACTCTATGATAACGAACAACACAGCGTTACGGAGTCTTCCATTTTTTGTATTCCACATAAAGAAAGTGCAAAAGTGTTAGTGCCGGCTGGCAGTCAGATTTGGCTAATCGGTTACAGTGATGAACTCAGCAGTTTGGTCATTGGAACGGAATTAGACAGTACAAAATTGGATATATTGATGCATCAATTGTCCATCACTCAGTGTCAAAAGGAAGACATTGATGATACTTTTCTACCCTTACTAAAACTGCTTAATCTGGAAGTTGGCTACAGTAAAAACCGTTCTCAGACCATTATTTGCTCAATTATTCGTATTTTATTAATTAACACCTATCGGCTTACAAATATCGACTCCATAAAATTAAACCACTCGCCAGATGAACTGGTCTTGCAACGCTTCAGACAGCTGGTAGAGATCGAGTTTAAGAACCGTAAACCCGTTACCTATTATTGCAATAAACTCAATGTGACCTATGACCGACTTCACGCTATTTGCCAACGCAACTTAAACAAACCGCCGCTTCAATTAATTAACAACCGTGTGCTGATTGAAGTGACTACACGCTTAAAAAGGCCTGCCGATTCCATACAAATGATTGCCAATCAATTAGGTTATAATGATGCCAGTCAATTCAGCCATTTTTTTAAAAAAGAAACGGGCGTTTCTCCTAATCAGTTTAGAAAAAATACTGTACTCAACACAGATTCACAGGGTAATAAATACGAGTTTAACTTCTCCGACTGGCCTTAA
- a CDS encoding branched-chain amino acid ABC transporter permease encodes MKIKRSNAYSKLTLISSMLLFVMLMMVPFFASENVLERLTVLFIYIILAAMWNTLAGFGGLISIGQQLFFGLGAYATIRLANAGIPPFTALLMASLLVGLLSWPISKFMLHLRAAEFGIGMWVLASVGHLLVNLDPLIQGETGTSLISLNTYNIEVRRILIYLVGLVCMAGLLVGLFYLLRSKAGIAMQAIRDNEDAADSIGIDAQTVKTWFFIFAAFGTALAGGLWLAQASSFQPKTYFSVQWTAYMIFMVLVGGIGRFEGAILGALLFFIVETWFAATGVWYLVGLGAVAVFCSLFLPKGLWGLIETRLGICLIPVGYQVKGHVLKDGTFKEDVFNEDAFKKDALKKGKP; translated from the coding sequence ATGAAAATTAAACGCTCAAATGCCTATTCAAAGCTAACCCTTATTAGCTCTATGTTGCTGTTTGTTATGCTGATGATGGTGCCGTTTTTCGCTTCTGAGAACGTGTTAGAGCGTCTAACAGTGTTGTTTATCTACATTATTCTGGCCGCCATGTGGAATACCTTAGCCGGTTTTGGTGGTCTTATTTCCATTGGGCAACAATTGTTTTTTGGGTTAGGCGCTTACGCCACTATTCGTCTAGCAAATGCGGGTATTCCTCCCTTTACCGCCTTGCTTATGGCGTCTTTGCTGGTGGGGTTGCTTAGCTGGCCGATTTCTAAATTCATGTTGCATTTAAGAGCGGCGGAATTTGGAATTGGTATGTGGGTACTGGCGTCTGTAGGGCATTTATTGGTTAACCTGGATCCTTTGATTCAGGGGGAAACGGGCACCTCCTTGATCTCGCTTAATACCTACAATATCGAGGTGCGACGCATACTGATTTATCTTGTTGGTTTGGTTTGTATGGCTGGGTTACTTGTGGGGCTTTTCTATTTGCTTCGTTCTAAAGCCGGTATTGCTATGCAAGCGATTCGAGATAATGAAGACGCCGCGGATTCCATCGGCATCGATGCGCAAACTGTCAAAACGTGGTTCTTTATATTTGCCGCGTTTGGTACGGCTCTCGCTGGGGGGTTGTGGTTGGCACAAGCCTCATCATTTCAACCTAAAACCTATTTCTCCGTGCAATGGACCGCTTACATGATTTTCATGGTGTTAGTGGGTGGAATTGGCCGTTTTGAAGGGGCCATTTTAGGTGCTTTGCTGTTTTTCATCGTCGAGACATGGTTTGCCGCAACGGGTGTTTGGTATTTGGTTGGCTTGGGAGCCGTGGCCGTGTTTTGCTCTCTTTTTCTACCAAAAGGGCTGTGGGGCCTGATTGAAACACGTTTAGGGATTTGTTTGATACCTGTTGGATATCAGGTGAAGGGACATGTTCTAAAGGATGGCACATTCAAAGAGGATGTTTTTAACGAGGACGCTTTTAAAAAGGATGCTCTCAAAAAAGGTAAGCCTTGA
- a CDS encoding ABC transporter ATP-binding protein, with product MLSAKHLDVRYGQFRAVRDLSLDVKQGEIIALIGANGAGKSTLLRAIAGALPIYSGELSFKDSRITHSPSCDRVQQGLSLVPEGRRLFSEMTIEENLLLGKTSNRQGDWNIDRVFETFPNLVKRRHAKAGSLSGGEQQATAIGRALMSNPDMLILDEVSLGLSPLVVDQVYDSIETLREAGTTIILVEQALDRAIAFAKRAICMLEGRIVLDKLTAETNRHEITDAYFGLQKSTAQEAS from the coding sequence ATGCTATCAGCTAAGCATTTAGATGTACGTTATGGACAGTTCAGAGCCGTGCGAGACCTCTCTTTAGACGTAAAGCAAGGGGAGATTATTGCTTTGATAGGTGCGAATGGTGCAGGAAAATCCACCTTGTTACGAGCCATTGCTGGCGCTTTACCTATCTATTCTGGCGAATTGTCATTTAAAGACAGCCGCATTACCCACAGTCCTTCGTGTGACCGAGTTCAGCAAGGTTTATCTCTGGTGCCAGAAGGTCGTCGACTGTTCTCAGAAATGACCATTGAAGAAAATTTATTATTAGGAAAAACCAGTAATCGACAAGGGGATTGGAACATAGATCGAGTGTTTGAGACCTTTCCAAATCTAGTTAAGCGTCGACATGCCAAAGCCGGTAGCTTATCTGGAGGAGAGCAGCAAGCCACCGCAATTGGGCGTGCCTTAATGTCGAATCCTGACATGTTGATTTTAGACGAAGTCAGCTTGGGCTTATCTCCGCTGGTTGTGGATCAAGTGTATGACTCAATCGAAACGCTACGCGAAGCCGGAACAACCATTATTTTGGTTGAGCAAGCACTAGACCGTGCGATTGCCTTCGCTAAACGTGCTATTTGCATGTTGGAGGGGCGAATTGTTCTGGACAAGCTCACAGCCGAAACCAATCGTCATGAAATCACAGACGCGTATTTTGGCCTACAGAAAAGTACAGCACAGGAGGCCTCATGA
- a CDS encoding ABC transporter ATP-binding protein → MENTSYSQLQATGIYKSFGRVQVLNGIDFSMDTNDAIGIVGPNGAGKSTLLSVLSGAQPATQGTILLNNEDITHRPARQRVRQGLVRTHQIPKPFSGITVFENVFVSAIHAATNNSEEAYDIALESIKLCGMLHLANREADSIGLLDRKRLELARALATQPTLLFLDEIGGGLTEAEALELVETILTLRERGIGIIWIEHIVHILLRVVKSLICMDSGQIIAQGNPQEVMSDPTVISAYMGGTADAIS, encoded by the coding sequence GTGGAAAATACGTCTTATTCACAATTACAAGCGACGGGTATCTATAAATCTTTTGGTCGCGTGCAAGTGTTGAATGGAATCGATTTCTCCATGGACACCAACGATGCTATCGGCATCGTTGGACCTAATGGGGCGGGAAAATCGACTTTACTGAGTGTGTTATCAGGCGCTCAGCCTGCCACACAAGGAACAATCCTACTAAATAATGAAGACATCACTCATAGGCCAGCTCGTCAACGTGTCAGACAAGGCTTGGTGAGAACGCATCAAATACCGAAACCTTTTTCTGGCATAACGGTGTTTGAAAACGTCTTTGTGTCGGCGATTCATGCGGCGACCAATAATAGTGAAGAGGCTTATGATATCGCTTTAGAGTCGATCAAACTGTGTGGCATGTTGCATCTCGCAAATCGAGAAGCCGACAGTATCGGTCTTTTAGATAGAAAACGTTTGGAACTGGCCCGTGCTTTAGCAACCCAACCGACGCTTTTGTTTCTCGATGAAATTGGCGGCGGCCTCACAGAGGCGGAAGCATTAGAGCTGGTGGAAACCATATTGACTTTACGTGAGCGGGGAATTGGGATTATTTGGATTGAGCATATAGTGCATATTTTGCTACGTGTGGTGAAAAGTCTTATTTGCATGGACAGCGGGCAAATTATTGCACAGGGCAATCCGCAAGAGGTGATGTCTGATCCCACAGTGATCAGTGCTTACATGGGAGGAACCGCCGATGCTATCAGCTAA
- a CDS encoding coniferyl-alcohol dehydrogenase, giving the protein MILFGKTIVVTGVASGIGRRTAELAAQMGAEVIGIDQVQPEHIIGRFIPADISTQAGVDAIITQLPSDIDGLCNVAGVSGQAGAAITLAINFFGLRALTEGLVSKLRTGASVVNVASVAGFGWRENSQRASAIAQLDGFPESEKVVQEFDIPNEAGYPVSKEILLVWTMLAAHQETFRSRHIRVNAVSPGPVETPILTQFRQVLGDERVNSDVDRVGRAGNAGDIAPAILFLCSDAARWINGHNLATDGGLEASITIEKFSL; this is encoded by the coding sequence ATGATATTATTCGGAAAAACAATTGTCGTCACCGGTGTCGCAAGTGGTATTGGACGACGCACTGCAGAACTTGCCGCCCAGATGGGAGCGGAAGTGATTGGTATTGATCAGGTTCAGCCAGAACATATTATTGGCCGTTTTATTCCGGCCGACATTTCTACTCAAGCTGGTGTAGATGCGATCATTACCCAATTACCTAGCGACATTGATGGATTATGCAATGTGGCCGGGGTATCGGGTCAAGCGGGTGCGGCCATCACGCTAGCGATTAATTTTTTTGGGTTGAGAGCCTTAACAGAAGGATTGGTATCGAAACTTCGCACTGGCGCAAGTGTCGTGAATGTGGCTTCCGTTGCTGGGTTTGGCTGGCGAGAAAACAGTCAACGGGCCAGTGCTATCGCTCAGTTAGACGGTTTTCCAGAAAGTGAAAAAGTCGTACAAGAGTTTGATATTCCTAATGAAGCTGGCTATCCGGTATCAAAAGAAATTCTACTGGTCTGGACTATGTTGGCTGCGCATCAAGAGACCTTTAGGTCCCGTCATATCCGTGTGAATGCCGTCTCTCCTGGGCCTGTTGAAACACCCATCCTAACGCAATTTAGACAAGTGCTGGGTGACGAGAGAGTCAACTCAGATGTAGATCGAGTCGGTCGTGCAGGCAACGCAGGGGACATCGCCCCCGCTATTTTGTTCCTCTGCTCTGATGCAGCACGTTGGATCAATGGCCATAACCTTGCCACTGACGGTGGTTTAGAAGCCTCAATTACGATCGAAAAATTTTCACTTTAA
- a CDS encoding aldehyde dehydrogenase, whose protein sequence is MMTVLLSIGGKDAQAVQAKTYTRLDPVTREVASVCAAASLEDVNNTVKAAHQAFVHWANVGPSERRTLLNKAADIMDAKSDEFVHAMITETGATGPWAGFNVMLAANHIREAASLTTQVGGEVIPSNKPGTLAMSVNKPKGVCLAMAPWNAPVILGARAIATPLACGNTVILKSSEFCPLTHRLIIDCFLEAGFPDGVVNLLSNDPSDAADIVKALIEAPEVRHVNFTGSSAVGRIIGRLAGENLKPALLELGGKAPLVILSDADVEGAVNAAIFGAFMNQGQICMSTERLIVDDSIADEFVAQLVERAAKLPWGNPRDQVVLGSLVNPEAAEKMHQLIEDAVSKGAKLVCGGENEGAMFSATFLDGVNETMRIYREESFGPVKSIIRVKGDEQAINVANDSEYGLSAAVFSQDINRALACANSIKSGICHINGPTVADEPHMPFGGVGNSGYGRFGGKAGMAEFTDTRWITIEDPKQHYPF, encoded by the coding sequence ATTATGACTGTCTTATTAAGTATCGGTGGAAAAGATGCCCAAGCCGTTCAAGCAAAAACCTACACCCGTTTAGATCCAGTTACCAGAGAAGTGGCGTCGGTATGCGCCGCCGCTTCTTTGGAGGATGTAAATAATACCGTCAAAGCGGCACACCAAGCTTTCGTGCATTGGGCAAACGTAGGACCGTCTGAGCGCCGAACATTATTAAATAAAGCCGCCGACATTATGGATGCAAAAAGCGATGAATTTGTCCACGCCATGATAACAGAAACGGGCGCTACAGGGCCTTGGGCTGGCTTTAATGTGATGTTAGCCGCGAACCACATTCGTGAAGCCGCCTCTTTGACGACTCAAGTGGGTGGAGAAGTGATTCCGTCCAATAAACCGGGCACATTAGCCATGTCAGTTAATAAACCCAAAGGCGTATGCCTAGCAATGGCGCCTTGGAATGCACCGGTGATTTTAGGTGCTAGAGCTATCGCGACACCGCTGGCCTGTGGCAATACCGTTATTTTAAAAAGCTCGGAATTTTGTCCGTTAACCCATCGCTTAATTATTGATTGCTTTCTTGAAGCTGGCTTCCCTGATGGTGTGGTTAATCTGTTATCAAACGACCCAAGCGATGCCGCCGATATCGTAAAAGCCTTAATCGAAGCGCCAGAAGTTCGCCATGTTAACTTTACTGGATCCAGCGCTGTTGGCCGTATTATTGGTCGTTTGGCAGGTGAAAATCTAAAACCCGCCTTGCTAGAGCTTGGTGGTAAAGCCCCCTTGGTTATCTTGTCTGATGCCGATGTGGAAGGTGCCGTGAATGCGGCTATTTTTGGCGCATTTATGAACCAAGGGCAAATTTGTATGTCCACTGAGCGCCTTATTGTAGACGACAGCATAGCCGATGAGTTTGTGGCTCAGCTGGTTGAGCGCGCCGCGAAACTCCCGTGGGGAAATCCTCGTGATCAGGTTGTGCTGGGTTCATTAGTGAATCCTGAAGCGGCTGAAAAAATGCACCAATTAATCGAAGACGCCGTATCAAAAGGCGCTAAACTGGTGTGTGGTGGCGAAAACGAGGGCGCCATGTTTTCCGCCACTTTCTTGGATGGTGTAAACGAAACCATGCGTATTTACCGTGAAGAAAGTTTCGGTCCAGTGAAATCCATTATTCGCGTTAAGGGGGATGAGCAAGCTATAAACGTCGCCAACGACAGTGAATATGGCTTGTCCGCCGCGGTCTTTTCTCAAGACATAAACCGTGCATTGGCTTGTGCAAACTCGATAAAAAGCGGTATTTGTCATATCAATGGCCCCACAGTGGCGGATGAACCGCACATGCCATTTGGCGGTGTGGGGAACTCTGGCTATGGTCGTTTCGGTGGCAAAGCGGGCATGGCTGAATTCACCGATACTCGTTGGATCACCATTGAAGACCCAAAACAGCATTACCCTTTTTAA
- a CDS encoding ABC transporter substrate-binding protein yields MKSNKRHSSEVWFTKLLVPVLAAGSLSMPASVLAADDGTINIGFISPRTGPLASFGKTDGFILEQARIALADGMTIQGKHYKVNILDRDSQSDPARAGQLAKELINQGVDLMLAVSTPEVINPVADASEAAEVPMLSTVMPWEAWYYGRGAKPGEPSPFKWTYHFGFGAGEFYKTYMSQWDLLETNKRVGVMYPNDADGNAIRGALVPRFKEAGYTVIDPGAYETGTTDFSSQIATFKAEKVEIINTFPIPPDFAAFWRQSAQQGLHRQVKIIQVAKTGLFPADIEVLGSLGPKIASAAYWHKSFPYSSSLTGQNGTQLADLWEKESGEQWTQQLGATLSLLDAGTEALKRATDPNSREAVRDAIATLNTTTIGGKVDFTSGPVPNVSPGPIIGAQWVKGTGKHQLDYVITENVTDPNVPVTHPLLQYNR; encoded by the coding sequence ATGAAAAGTAATAAGCGACATTCATCTGAAGTTTGGTTCACGAAACTGTTGGTTCCCGTGCTTGCTGCGGGGAGTTTATCCATGCCTGCTAGTGTGCTAGCGGCCGATGACGGAACCATTAATATTGGTTTTATCAGCCCAAGAACGGGGCCGTTAGCGAGCTTTGGTAAAACGGATGGTTTTATTTTGGAGCAAGCGCGTATCGCTTTAGCCGATGGCATGACCATTCAAGGTAAGCATTATAAGGTCAATATTCTTGATCGTGATAGCCAATCGGATCCGGCGCGTGCAGGACAGCTAGCCAAAGAACTGATCAACCAAGGTGTGGATCTGATGTTGGCGGTATCAACGCCAGAAGTGATTAACCCGGTTGCCGATGCCAGTGAGGCGGCTGAGGTCCCCATGTTATCAACTGTGATGCCATGGGAAGCTTGGTATTATGGTCGTGGTGCAAAACCAGGTGAACCAAGCCCATTTAAGTGGACCTATCATTTCGGATTTGGGGCAGGAGAATTTTATAAAACCTATATGTCCCAATGGGATTTGTTAGAAACCAATAAACGTGTCGGGGTTATGTATCCGAATGATGCGGATGGTAACGCGATTCGTGGCGCTCTGGTCCCGCGTTTTAAAGAAGCCGGTTATACCGTTATTGACCCTGGTGCTTATGAAACAGGCACGACGGATTTCTCCAGCCAAATTGCGACATTTAAAGCCGAAAAAGTAGAAATTATTAATACGTTTCCAATTCCCCCGGATTTTGCGGCTTTTTGGCGTCAATCCGCGCAACAAGGCTTACATCGTCAAGTTAAGATTATCCAAGTAGCTAAAACCGGTTTATTTCCTGCCGATATTGAAGTGTTAGGGTCGTTAGGACCTAAAATTGCCTCGGCGGCCTATTGGCATAAAAGCTTCCCGTATAGCTCATCGTTAACGGGGCAAAATGGAACACAGCTCGCTGACCTATGGGAAAAAGAGTCTGGTGAGCAATGGACTCAACAATTAGGCGCCACTTTGTCTTTATTAGATGCTGGTACGGAAGCACTTAAACGCGCGACAGACCCGAATTCTCGTGAAGCTGTCAGAGACGCCATCGCCACATTGAATACCACCACGATCGGCGGCAAGGTGGACTTCACTTCAGGCCCAGTACCGAACGTTTCACCGGGACCAATTATCGGTGCGCAATGGGTTAAAGGCACAGGCAAACACCAACTGGATTATGTCATTACCGAAAATGTCACGGATCCAAATGTGCCTGTGACACACCCACTGCTTCAGTATAACCGTTAG
- a CDS encoding aldehyde dehydrogenase, which yields MNTINESLTSCLAPEVNLFVDGQHQPALGGGYFDRLDPSNDLVASRVACGRREDAEHMVSIATASFPNWSATQVEERAAILLRAKTLMPKYRNRFAECMLREIGATKDWVDFNIKVGMDAIDAAVDLALHYLSENQLTPPHQASLQSQTHQTQDSYIQRKPAGVCLAIAPWNAPIVLGLRAVAFPLAFGNTVILKASEFSPGTHVLLAELLHEAGLPDGVIGVMTNASEHSEEVITSLISNPAVRRVNFTGSTRVGRIIAGMAAKHLKRCLLELGGKSPLIILQGANLQLAAKEAVYGAFLNQGQICMATDRIIVEQSVADEFIDILKGLAAELVSGDPRRKGIKLGPVASPSIASRLSALIEDAIDKGATLLTGTSRRGQFIDATLLDHITPMMRIYSEECFGPIAGIYRVDSPEEAITVANDCEYGLAAAIFTNDIALAESLVNQLESGICHINSSTVKDDPFMPFGGLKSSGYGRFGGDACVDEFTELRWVTVNRKM from the coding sequence GTGAATACGATCAATGAAAGTTTAACTTCTTGCCTCGCCCCTGAGGTGAATTTGTTTGTTGATGGGCAGCATCAGCCAGCATTGGGTGGTGGTTATTTTGATCGCTTAGATCCAAGCAACGATTTGGTCGCCTCGCGCGTTGCTTGTGGTCGACGTGAAGACGCAGAACATATGGTCTCAATTGCAACGGCCAGCTTTCCTAATTGGTCAGCTACTCAAGTAGAAGAAAGGGCGGCTATTTTGCTGCGAGCAAAGACGCTTATGCCAAAATACCGTAACCGTTTTGCTGAGTGTATGTTGAGAGAAATTGGCGCAACCAAGGACTGGGTCGATTTTAATATCAAAGTCGGTATGGATGCGATTGATGCCGCCGTGGATCTTGCGCTGCATTATTTATCTGAAAACCAATTAACCCCTCCTCATCAAGCATCCTTACAAAGTCAAACACATCAAACACAAGATTCTTATATTCAGCGTAAACCCGCGGGGGTCTGTTTAGCCATTGCGCCATGGAATGCACCAATCGTGCTTGGATTGCGAGCCGTCGCTTTTCCTTTAGCTTTTGGTAATACGGTTATTTTAAAAGCGTCAGAGTTTTCTCCTGGAACCCATGTTCTATTAGCCGAATTACTGCATGAAGCAGGCCTACCGGATGGGGTTATAGGAGTGATGACAAATGCTTCTGAACACTCAGAAGAAGTGATTACTAGCTTAATTTCCAATCCAGCCGTCAGACGCGTTAATTTTACCGGTTCGACCCGAGTTGGAAGAATCATTGCTGGCATGGCCGCCAAACACCTTAAACGTTGCCTTTTAGAGCTTGGTGGCAAGTCTCCCTTAATTATTTTACAAGGTGCCAACTTACAGCTTGCTGCCAAAGAAGCCGTTTATGGTGCTTTTTTGAATCAAGGGCAAATTTGCATGGCAACAGATCGGATTATTGTTGAACAAAGTGTGGCGGATGAGTTTATTGATATTTTAAAAGGGTTAGCCGCCGAACTTGTTTCTGGTGATCCAAGGCGTAAAGGGATAAAACTGGGCCCTGTTGCCAGTCCTTCTATTGCGTCTCGACTGTCCGCTTTAATTGAAGATGCTATTGATAAAGGGGCGACGTTGTTAACTGGCACTTCTCGCCGGGGGCAGTTTATTGACGCCACTTTGCTTGATCACATCACTCCTATGATGCGTATTTATTCCGAAGAATGCTTTGGCCCAATTGCCGGCATTTACCGTGTTGATTCTCCTGAGGAAGCCATCACTGTGGCCAATGACTGTGAATACGGCCTGGCCGCGGCGATCTTTACCAATGACATTGCGTTAGCGGAGAGTTTGGTTAATCAGCTCGAGTCTGGCATCTGCCACATTAATTCCTCTACGGTAAAAGACGATCCTTTTATGCCATTTGGCGGTTTGAAATCAAGCGGTTATGGGCGCTTTGGCGGCGATGCCTGTGTTGATGAGTTTACCGAGTTACGTTGGGTGACCGTAAACCGAAAAATGTAG